Proteins from one Cryptomeria japonica chromosome 4, Sugi_1.0, whole genome shotgun sequence genomic window:
- the LOC131039682 gene encoding putative receptor-like protein kinase At3g47110, with product MDMKMALVFLLPLLLFLSALPSYISLHSSHYSDQEALLSFKSSLSLDPYNSLFDWHPNHTTCNWTGILCSSRHQRVISLNLTGMSLMGPISPFLCNLSFLRVISLSNNSLQGHIPPQLGRLFRLRMLDLSINELEGSIPSTLADCQSLQVLILSSNHLSSNIPSQFGLLSHLKKIGLEENQLTGTIPVSLGNLSFLIDLRLANNHLQGGIPLELGMLSQLKVLYLNINNLSGEIPPTLFNCTLLHKLSVCTNKLSGYIPWQFGKLSKLQLLHLWGNQFIGEIPRSLFNCTQLQRLDLGNNQLSGEIPLEFGKLRQLLVLYLLDNHFVSKSNDLSILTALTNCSYLKILDLSLNNLTSILPSSISQLSSQLSYLGLSSNKIEGNILSGISNLTMLGYINLSKNCFNGTIPFPLFQLQHLERLYLDKNNLYGSIPKNLGDAKSLGLLSLSENTLSGEIPNSLGDLPQLRYLILHHNQLSGKIPTSLGRLQTLELMDLSHNKLRGNIPPELIALKNLQFYFNTSNNLLQGSLLEMSKMVMVQAIDVSLNNFSGEIPTTLSSCTNLQYLNLSWNSFYGPIPTSLTKLKNLQDIDLSRNNLSGGIPIAFQEMKNLQHINLSSNRLIGEVPKGGVFATINESALMGNLDLCSKQIHMQLCFDSKHKRRLVPKKMIIPIIIGTTIFIMLLVLFIILYRRRNGNQNILYINIGPKIISYEELEEATGQFSESNLLGVGGSGLVYKGILNNGTNVAVKVINYDDENALQIFHRECDVLKRVKHHNVMKIISTCSSSNFKALILPLMSNGSLERWLYPDEENECKLNLFARLGIAKDIAQGMAYLHHHCFVKVIHCDLKPTNVLLGDDMTSYIADFGSAKLLFGNSMDLMTSTNAIKGSIGYIAPEYGMGGNISTKGDVYSYGILLLELFMRKRPTNDMFAEGINLPKWIGMDFPNNITQVVDKDLLRDVEQPELEIILACLTQLIQVGLFCTRELPQQRPNMMEIIERLERITETFLGSQSFQMPMDISPFLENTCGLKDYVLESCENWSTFTF from the exons ATGGACATGAAAATGGCTTTAGTTTTCCTACTTCCCCTCCTCTTGTTTCTGTCTGCACTACCTTCTTACATCTCTCTCCATTCTTCTCATTATTCTGATCAAGAAGCTCTTCTCTCTTTTAAAAGTTCACTGTCCCTTGATCCCTATAATTCTTTGTTTGATTGGCATCCGAATCATACCACCTGCAATTGGACTGGCATTCTCTGCTCTTCTCGTCATCAACGTGTAATTTCACTGAATCTCACTGGTATGTCTTTGATGGGACCCATCTCTCCTTTTCTTtgtaatctctcttttcttagagtaATCTCTCTCTCAAATAACAGCTTACAAGGCCACATTCCACCTCAGTTGGGGAGGCTTTTCCGTCTTAGAATGCTTGATTTGTCTATAAACGAGTTGGAAGGTTCTATTCCCTCCACTCTAGCAGACTGCCAATCTTTGCAGGTTCTCATATTGTCATCTAATCATTTGAGCAGCAATATACCTTCCCAATTTGGACTCCTTTCACATTTAAAGAAGATTGGGTTGGAAGAAAATCAATTGACAGGCACCATCCCAGTTTCTTTGGGAAATTTATCTTTTTTAATTGATCTACGACTGGCCAATAATCATCTTCAGGGTGGAATTCCCCTAGAATTAGGTATGCTTAGTCAACTCAAAGTGCTCTATCTTAATATCAACAATTTGAGTGGAGAAATTCCACCCACCCTTTTTAACTGCACTCTTCTCCATAAATTGTCAGTATGTACTAACAAATTGAGTGGTTACATTCCTTGGCAGTTTGGCAAATTATCAAAGTTACAGCTATTACATTTGTGGGGAAACCAATTCATCGGAGAAATCCCAAGATCCCTATTTAATTGTACTCAACTTCAAAGGCTTGATTTAGGCAATAACCAATTAAGTGGTGAGATACCCTTAGAGTTTGGTAAGTTACGCCAACTTCTAGTTCTTTACTTATTAGATAATCATTTTGTGAGCAAAAGCAATGATTTGTCCATTTTAACGGCCTTGACTAATTGCTCTTATTTGAAAATATTAGATTTGTCCCTTAATAATCTCACTAGCATTTTGCCCTCTTCTATTAGCCAATTATCAAGCCAACTCTCTTATTTAGGGTTGTCCTCTAATAAAATTGAGGGAAATATTCTAAGTGGCATTAGCAACCTCACAATGTTGGGATAcataaacttatccaaaaattGTTTCAATGGAACTATTCCATTCCCATTGTTTCAACTTCAACATCTTGAAAGATTATATTTGGATAAAAACAATTTATATGGAAGTATTCCAAAAAATTTGGGTGATGCAAAAAGTCTTGGGCTATTATCATTGAGTGAAAACACACTTTCGGGGGAAATTCCAAATAGTCTTGGTGATCTTCCACAACTAAGATATCTtattcttcatcacaatcaattgtCAGGGAAAATACCTACCAGTTTAGGGAGATTACAAACTTTGGAATTGATGGACTTGTCCCACAACAAGCTAAGAGGAAATATACCCCCAGAATTAATAGCTCTTAAAAATCTGCAGTTTTATTTCAACACTTCCAACAATTTATTACAAGGTTCTCTATTAGAAATGAGCAAAATGGTGATGGTCCAAGCTATAGATGTGTCTCTCAATAACTTCTCAGGTGAAATCCCAACCACATTGTCAAGTTGCACAAACTTACAATATTTGAATCTTTCATGGAATTCATTTTATGGCCCAATACCAACATCACTCACAAAGCTTAAAAATCTTCAAGATATAGATCTCTCTAGAAACAATTTATCGGGTGGAATCCCAATAGCATTCCAGGAGATGAAAAATCTTCAACATATCAATCTCTCTTCAAATAGATTAATAGGAGAAGTTCCAAAAGGAGGAGTTTTTGCAACAATTAATGAGTCAGCACTTATGGGAAATCTTGACCTTTGCAGCAAGCAAATCCATATGCAACTCTGCTTTGATTCTAAACATAAAAGAAGACTAGTCCCCAAAAAGATGATAATACCAATTATTATTGGTACTACAATCTTCATCATGTTGCTTGTATTGTTCATAATTTTGTATAGAAGGAGAAATGGTAATCAAAATATCCTTTATATCAACATTGGGCCTAAAATAATTTCatatgaagagcttgaagaagcaACTGGACAGTTTAGTGAAAGCAATCTATTAGGAGTTGGTGGTTCTGGGTTAGTGTATAAAGGGATTCTCAATAATGGTACAAATGTTGCTGTCAAAGTTATCAATTATGATGATGAAAATGCTCTCCAAATTTTTCATAGAGAATGTGATGTGTTAAAAAGAGTCAAGCATCATAATGTGATGAAAATAATTTCAACATGCTCCAGCTCTAATTTTAAGGCATTGATTCTTCCATTAATGTCAAATGGAAGTTTGGAGAGATGGCTGTATCCTGATGAAGAAAATGAGTGCAAATTAAATTTGTTTGCTCGATTAGGAATAGCAAAGGATATAGCACAAGGAATGGCATATCTACATCATCATTGCTTTGTGAAAGTAATCCATTGTGATCTAAAACCAACAAATGTGTTGTTGGGGGATGACATGACTTCATATATTGCAGACTTTGGTAGTGCCAAACTACTATTTGGGAATTCAATGGATTTAATGACTTCTACAAATGCAATTAAAGGATCTATAGGCTACATTGCACCAG AATATGGAATGGGTGGAAACATCTCAACAAAAGGAGATGTGTATAGCTATGGAATTTTGCTTTTAGAGTTGTTTATGAGGAAGAGACCTACAAATGACATGTTTGCAGAAGGAATAAATCTACCAAAATGGATAGGTATGGATTTTCCAAATAATATCACACAAGTGGTGGACAAAGACCTACTTAGAGATGTTGAACAACCTGAATTAGAAATAATATTGGCATGCCTTACTCAATTAATTCAAGTAGGTTTGTTTTGCACAAGGGAGCTGCCACAACAACGCCCAAATATGATGGAGATAATTGAAAGACTAGAAAGAATAACAGAGACATTTCTTGGATCTCAATCTTTTCAAATGCCAATGGATATCTCACCCTTTCTTGAGAATACATGTGGCCTAAAAGATTATGTGCTAGAGAGTTGTGAAAATTGGTCTACATTTACATTTTAG